From one Geoalkalibacter halelectricus genomic stretch:
- a CDS encoding GPMC system MBL fold metallohydrolase, translated as MTSKRLDIIVLGSGTSTGVPTLGCSCAVCISGVAENQRTRCSLLLQSGGCNILIDTATDLRQQALREGIGHLDAVLYTHTHADHVNGIDDLRAFNMKGGPPIPIYGDVATIAGIQRVFAYIFDDNLEPGYRPRLTPHVIEGPLNLCGLPILAVPLQHGEGMSLGFRVGPFAYLTDCSAIPKTSLPLLRDLHTVIIDGLRFRPHNTHFNIPQAVAAMKELAVERIILTHLSHDIDHHRDAKILPPGVEFAFDGQRLSFTL; from the coding sequence TTGACCTCCAAACGCCTTGACATCATCGTTCTGGGTTCGGGCACCTCGACGGGGGTGCCGACCCTGGGCTGCTCCTGCGCGGTGTGCATCTCGGGGGTGGCCGAAAACCAGCGCACCCGCTGCAGCCTGCTGCTGCAAAGCGGCGGCTGCAACATCCTCATCGACACCGCCACCGACCTGCGCCAACAGGCCCTGCGCGAGGGCATCGGCCACCTCGACGCGGTCCTCTACACTCACACCCATGCCGACCATGTCAACGGCATTGACGATCTGCGCGCCTTCAACATGAAAGGTGGGCCGCCGATTCCCATTTATGGAGACGTGGCGACCATCGCCGGCATCCAGCGGGTGTTCGCCTACATTTTCGACGACAACCTTGAGCCCGGCTATCGCCCGCGTCTGACTCCGCACGTCATCGAAGGCCCTCTCAACCTGTGCGGCCTGCCCATCCTCGCCGTGCCCCTTCAGCACGGCGAAGGCATGTCCCTGGGCTTTCGCGTCGGCCCCTTCGCCTATCTCACCGATTGCAGCGCCATCCCCAAAACCTCTCTGCCGTTGCTGCGCGACCTGCACACGGTCATCATCGACGGGTTGCGCTTTCGCCCGCACAACACCCACTTCAACATCCCCCAGGCCGTGGCCGCCATGAAGGAGTTGGCCGTCGAGCGCATCATCCTCACCCACCTGAGCCACGACATCGACCATCACCGCGACGCCAAGATTCTGCCGCCGGGCGTCGAATTCGCCTTCGACGGCCAGCGGCTCTCCTTTACCCTCTGA
- the fusA gene encoding elongation factor G, producing the protein MKAPELSRIRNLGIISHIDAGKTTVSERILFYTGEIHKLGEVHEGTAVMDWMAQEQERGITITATSTACRWRDHWLNLIDTPGHIDFTIEVERSLRVLDGAVAIFSAVEGVQPQSESVWRQADRYQVPRICLINKLDRVGADVDAVIEQIGAKLAARAVPMQLPWGLEGEFRGVIDLLTLEALSFDEQDLGAGVSRGPIPAELQEAALRAREQLIEAAADFDDEVLAAFIDGQAPPVEKIRAALRRGTLACRIHPTFLGAALRNKGIQPLLDAIVDYLPSPLETPPVPAREPETEALVELPCDPEGPLCALAFKVLSDEGRKLTYLRLYSGRLAAGDVLFNSTRGGEDRLARLFLMHAHKRERIDEARAGDIVAATGLKDVLTGDTLCRRERPLRLAGLTLPEPVVSVAVEARAVADRERLAPALEKLQWEDPTFRVREDAETGQTILTGMGELHLEVVVDRLARDFGVQVKTGRPQVVYRETLTRLRRHHEIFDREIDGRRQYGEARLLLEPLGRNSGLEIVLAPEVVETLSGAWRALVEESLRQACGGGVRSGYPLTDVRVYVEEAPLVPGQTTELGLRAALQRGFALAARDAAPTLLEPVMALELTVPADYTGKVLGSLPQKRGLVEGMVSRGDVDVIRAKVPLAEMFGYMTELRSATKGRGTYTLEFSHFDQAPPETLKRFGL; encoded by the coding sequence ATGAAGGCTCCCGAGCTGTCCCGCATCCGCAATCTCGGCATCATCTCGCACATCGATGCGGGCAAAACCACTGTGTCCGAACGCATCCTCTTCTACACCGGCGAAATCCACAAACTGGGTGAGGTCCACGAGGGCACCGCGGTCATGGACTGGATGGCTCAGGAGCAGGAGCGCGGCATCACCATCACCGCCACCAGCACCGCCTGCCGCTGGCGCGACCACTGGCTCAACCTCATCGACACCCCCGGGCACATCGACTTCACCATCGAGGTCGAGCGCTCCCTGCGGGTTCTGGACGGGGCGGTGGCGATTTTCAGCGCCGTGGAAGGGGTGCAGCCGCAAAGCGAGTCGGTGTGGCGCCAGGCCGATCGCTACCAGGTGCCGCGCATCTGTCTGATCAACAAACTCGACCGGGTCGGCGCCGACGTGGACGCGGTGATCGAGCAGATCGGCGCCAAGCTCGCCGCGCGCGCGGTGCCGATGCAGCTGCCCTGGGGATTGGAGGGGGAGTTTCGCGGGGTCATCGACCTACTGACCCTGGAGGCGCTGAGCTTTGACGAGCAGGATCTGGGCGCCGGCGTCAGCCGCGGCCCGATTCCCGCCGAACTGCAGGAGGCGGCCCTGCGGGCGCGCGAGCAGCTGATCGAGGCCGCCGCCGATTTCGACGACGAGGTGTTGGCCGCCTTTATCGACGGGCAAGCGCCGCCGGTGGAAAAAATTCGCGCCGCGCTACGTCGCGGCACCCTCGCCTGCCGCATCCATCCGACTTTCCTCGGCGCGGCGCTGCGCAACAAGGGCATCCAGCCGCTGCTCGACGCAATCGTCGACTATCTGCCCTCACCCCTGGAAACTCCACCGGTACCCGCCCGGGAACCGGAAACCGAAGCCCTGGTCGAACTGCCCTGCGACCCCGAGGGTCCGCTGTGCGCCCTGGCCTTCAAGGTGCTCTCCGACGAGGGGCGCAAACTGACTTATCTGCGCCTCTATTCCGGGCGCCTGGCCGCGGGCGACGTCCTGTTCAACAGCACCCGCGGCGGCGAAGACCGCCTGGCGCGGCTGTTTCTCATGCACGCCCACAAGCGTGAACGCATCGACGAAGCGCGCGCCGGCGACATCGTGGCCGCCACCGGCCTCAAGGATGTCCTCACCGGCGACACCCTGTGCCGGCGCGAGCGGCCCTTGCGGCTCGCCGGACTCACCCTGCCCGAGCCGGTGGTCTCGGTGGCGGTGGAGGCGCGCGCCGTCGCTGACCGCGAGCGGCTGGCCCCGGCGCTGGAAAAACTCCAATGGGAGGATCCCACCTTTCGGGTGCGCGAGGACGCCGAAACCGGCCAGACCATCCTCACCGGCATGGGTGAATTGCATCTGGAGGTGGTGGTGGATCGGCTGGCCCGCGACTTCGGGGTGCAGGTCAAGACCGGTCGTCCCCAGGTGGTCTACCGTGAAACCCTCACCCGCCTGCGCCGCCACCATGAAATCTTCGACCGCGAAATCGACGGCCGCCGCCAGTACGGCGAGGCGCGCTTGCTGCTCGAACCTCTGGGGCGCAACAGCGGCCTGGAGATCGTCCTGGCGCCCGAGGTCGTCGAAACCCTGTCCGGCGCCTGGCGCGCCCTGGTCGAGGAGAGCCTGCGCCAAGCCTGCGGCGGCGGCGTGCGGAGCGGCTATCCCCTCACGGATGTGCGGGTTTATGTGGAAGAAGCGCCCCTGGTGCCCGGCCAGACCACCGAGTTGGGCCTGCGCGCCGCCCTGCAGCGCGGCTTTGCCCTGGCGGCGCGCGATGCCGCGCCCACCCTGCTCGAACCGGTGATGGCGCTGGAATTGACGGTGCCCGCCGACTACACCGGCAAGGTGCTCGGCAGCCTGCCGCAGAAGCGCGGGCTGGTGGAGGGCATGGTGTCGCGCGGCGATGTCGATGTAATCCGCGCCAAGGTGCCTCTGGCCGAAATGTTCGGCTACATGACCGAATTGCGCAGCGCCACCAAGGGCCGGGGCACCTACACCCTGGAGTTTTCGCATTTCGATCAGGCGCCGCCCGAAACACTCAAGCGCTTCGGGCTCTAA
- a CDS encoding outer membrane protein — translation MKKRIVVATLALALLLPAGPALAQTGFYLGAFGGGQYLEDSSLRSTQGDRRLVVEFDWGGHAGLALGYRTGNYFSKHDNITGRLELEVAARQNNVDMVEQGEGFRSAGGEMKVTSLMGNTWIDIRTDSIFVPFFGGGLGVARLVFDNPSFRDDSDTRFAYQIGGGVGLPLGERLSFDLGYRYFATLDATFTDVEGVRNEMDYATHNITFGLRLNF, via the coding sequence TTGAAAAAGCGCATTGTCGTTGCGACATTGGCCTTGGCCCTTTTGCTCCCCGCCGGCCCCGCCCTGGCCCAAACCGGTTTTTACCTCGGTGCCTTCGGCGGCGGCCAGTACCTGGAAGATTCCTCCCTGCGCTCCACCCAAGGCGACCGACGCCTGGTCGTGGAATTCGACTGGGGCGGCCACGCCGGACTGGCCCTGGGCTACCGCACCGGCAACTACTTCAGCAAGCACGACAACATCACCGGGCGTCTGGAACTCGAGGTCGCCGCGCGCCAGAACAACGTGGACATGGTCGAACAGGGAGAGGGATTTCGCTCCGCGGGCGGCGAGATGAAGGTCACCAGCCTGATGGGCAACACCTGGATCGACATCCGCACCGACAGCATCTTCGTGCCCTTTTTTGGCGGCGGTCTCGGCGTAGCGCGCCTGGTGTTCGACAATCCGAGCTTTCGTGATGACAGCGATACGCGCTTCGCCTACCAGATCGGCGGCGGCGTGGGGCTGCCCCTGGGCGAGCGGCTGAGCTTCGATCTCGGCTATCGCTATTTCGCCACCCTGGATGCGACCTTCACCGATGTCGAGGGAGTGCGCAACGAAATGGATTACGCGACTCACAACATCACCTTCGGCCTGCGTCTGAATTTCTAA
- a CDS encoding SixA phosphatase family protein: MLLFLVRHAKAVERSFDIAEENRYLTPEGRERFRAAAATLRKKGMAAEVIVSSPLVRAVQTAEILAEALAFKGLLTIDELLVPGFSLEELRKLLGRHPGVKSLACVGHEPDLGELGGTLLGMPEAFPLSKGAVLALDWEPQKEVEKARFLWLLAKGKFHTDVAALMPH; the protein is encoded by the coding sequence ATGCTGTTGTTTCTGGTGCGCCATGCCAAGGCGGTGGAACGCTCCTTTGACATTGCCGAGGAAAATCGCTATCTGACGCCCGAGGGGCGCGAGCGCTTTCGCGCCGCGGCAGCCACCCTGCGAAAAAAGGGCATGGCGGCGGAAGTCATCGTTTCCAGCCCCCTGGTACGGGCGGTGCAGACCGCTGAAATACTTGCCGAGGCCCTCGCTTTCAAGGGCTTGCTGACCATCGACGAGCTGCTCGTCCCCGGTTTCAGCCTTGAGGAGTTACGCAAACTGCTGGGGCGTCATCCAGGCGTCAAGTCACTGGCCTGCGTCGGGCACGAGCCCGACCTGGGGGAACTCGGCGGCACCCTGCTCGGCATGCCGGAGGCTTTTCCCCTGAGCAAGGGAGCGGTTCTCGCCCTGGACTGGGAGCCGCAGAAAGAGGTGGAGAAGGCGCGCTTTTTGTGGCTGCTGGCCAAGGGCAAATTCCACACCGACGTGGCGGCTCTTATGCCCCATTGA
- a CDS encoding Ppx/GppA phosphatase family protein → MAVKTLALKNSAKPTPPAEGKPAAPHSRRLAAIDIGTNSIRSIVVEARPGGEFQVLDDEKATVRLGEGLTERGEIAPAAWARACEALERMTKIQQGYGVSAVEAVATSAVRRARNGAAFVAAVRQDLGLEIAVISGEEEAELAFLSARSSFEMDNLPYALVDIGGGSAEIITTMGAHIEDLFSLELGAVVLTEKFLPRDPIGAEDLQSLRKYVRRTLKKHLAGHDTPVQCLIGSGGTLTTIAAMVMAQRREQFNSLQGYEVLRSEVVHLLAMLARKPLRERRAVSGLAPERADIIVAGMTVVDEIMRRFGANILKVNERGIRHGLILRSLEKHGLAPQTKPPADWRSTVLNFARSCHFNEDHADQVAHLALAIFDALAPQFELDARRRQLLEAAALLHDVGYFINYARHHKHSYHLIRHANLFGFSPREQEIVANVARYHRRALPKKKHDNLQGLSAEDQTTVKRLGGILRLADGLDRRRARMVKSIDCRLDGREVSIRLSGAEDLSVEIYGGSSKSDLFEEAFGRKVRLLSD, encoded by the coding sequence ATGGCAGTCAAAACCCTCGCTCTGAAAAATTCCGCCAAGCCGACACCGCCCGCCGAGGGCAAGCCGGCCGCGCCGCACAGCCGGCGGCTGGCCGCCATCGACATCGGCACCAACTCGATTCGCTCCATCGTCGTCGAGGCGCGCCCGGGCGGCGAATTCCAGGTTCTCGATGACGAAAAAGCCACGGTGCGCCTCGGCGAAGGGCTCACCGAGCGCGGCGAAATCGCGCCGGCGGCCTGGGCCAGGGCCTGTGAAGCCCTGGAGCGCATGACCAAAATTCAGCAGGGCTACGGAGTGTCGGCGGTGGAAGCAGTGGCCACCAGCGCGGTGCGCCGGGCGCGCAACGGCGCGGCCTTTGTCGCCGCGGTCAGGCAGGACCTGGGCCTGGAGATCGCCGTCATCTCCGGCGAGGAAGAAGCCGAGCTGGCTTTTCTCAGCGCGCGCAGCAGCTTCGAGATGGACAACCTGCCCTACGCCCTGGTCGACATCGGCGGCGGCAGCGCCGAAATCATCACCACCATGGGTGCGCACATCGAAGACCTCTTTTCCCTGGAATTGGGCGCGGTGGTCCTCACGGAAAAATTTCTGCCGCGCGATCCCATCGGCGCCGAGGATCTCCAGAGCCTGCGCAAATATGTGCGCCGCACCCTGAAAAAGCACCTCGCCGGCCACGACACGCCGGTGCAATGCCTGATCGGCTCGGGCGGCACCCTGACGACCATCGCCGCCATGGTCATGGCGCAGCGCCGCGAGCAGTTCAACAGCCTGCAGGGCTACGAGGTGCTGCGCTCCGAGGTGGTGCATCTGCTCGCCATGCTGGCGCGCAAGCCCCTGCGCGAGCGACGCGCCGTATCGGGGCTGGCGCCTGAACGCGCCGACATCATCGTCGCCGGCATGACCGTGGTCGATGAGATCATGCGCCGCTTCGGCGCCAACATCCTCAAGGTCAACGAACGCGGCATCCGCCACGGCCTGATCCTGCGCAGCCTGGAAAAACACGGCCTGGCGCCCCAGACGAAGCCCCCCGCCGACTGGCGCTCGACGGTGCTCAATTTCGCCCGCTCCTGCCATTTCAACGAAGACCACGCCGACCAGGTGGCGCACCTCGCCCTGGCGATTTTCGATGCCCTCGCCCCCCAATTCGAGCTCGACGCGCGGCGCCGCCAACTGCTCGAAGCCGCCGCCCTGCTGCACGACGTGGGCTATTTCATCAATTATGCGCGCCACCACAAGCACAGCTATCATCTGATCCGCCACGCCAACTTGTTCGGCTTCAGCCCCCGCGAGCAGGAGATCGTCGCCAACGTGGCGCGCTACCACCGCCGCGCCCTGCCCAAGAAAAAACACGACAACCTCCAGGGCCTCAGCGCCGAGGATCAGACCACCGTCAAGCGCCTGGGCGGCATCCTGCGCCTGGCCGACGGTCTCGACCGGCGCCGCGCCCGCATGGTCAAAAGCATCGACTGCCGCCTCGATGGGCGCGAGGTGAGCATCCGTTTGAGCGGCGCGGAGGATCTGTCGGTGGAAATCTACGGCGGGTCGAGCAAAAGCGATCTGTTCGAGGAAGCCTTCGGCCGCAAGGTCAGGCTCTTGTCCGATTAA
- a CDS encoding OprO/OprP family phosphate-selective porin: MKKTLVAALVAATTLSFGLPAEAKTLEEILRDKGIISAEDYQAAVKKNDLAYYRPGRGITVESRDGNYTAHIGGRLQVRYTYTDVDDSAKEDTSNFNIQRMRVSMRGNVYNPNLYYQWQHDFGGGGGATLKDAVLGYKFMDELSVQAGQFKAPTSRQQLTSSGSQMFVDRSLADGFFNLGRDRGIMARGAFADNLVEYMAGVFNGNGENRSNPENNHLWALRVDVNPLGRFAMDEPSFNEPRPLLNLGASIATTTVTTADQGNGNNNSGLLRNAVGLNNLVIGPNEDVDVWTATLNAHFKWMGLSAAAEYYFANIDPDGHSDWDADGYYLQAGYQIIPETLELALRYSAVDSTDSSAPTAVRFDQNQFQIAAGYYYKKHRAKIQADYTIHKDDLRDNRDDNIFRVQAQVIF, translated from the coding sequence ATGAAGAAGACGCTTGTCGCGGCCCTGGTCGCGGCCACCACCCTGAGCTTCGGCCTGCCCGCCGAGGCCAAAACCCTGGAAGAGATCCTCAGGGACAAAGGCATCATCTCCGCCGAGGACTACCAAGCAGCGGTCAAGAAGAACGATCTGGCCTATTATCGTCCGGGGCGCGGCATCACCGTGGAGAGCCGCGACGGCAACTACACCGCCCACATCGGCGGACGTCTTCAAGTGCGCTACACCTACACCGACGTGGACGATTCGGCCAAGGAAGACACGAGCAACTTCAACATCCAACGCATGCGCGTCTCCATGCGCGGCAACGTCTACAACCCCAACCTCTACTACCAGTGGCAGCACGATTTCGGCGGCGGGGGCGGCGCCACCCTCAAGGACGCGGTGCTCGGCTACAAGTTCATGGACGAATTGAGCGTGCAGGCCGGCCAGTTCAAGGCCCCCACCAGCCGCCAGCAGCTCACCTCCTCGGGCAGCCAGATGTTCGTCGACCGCTCCCTGGCCGACGGCTTCTTCAACCTCGGCCGCGACCGCGGCATCATGGCCCGGGGTGCCTTCGCCGACAACCTGGTCGAGTACATGGCCGGGGTGTTCAACGGCAACGGCGAGAATCGCAGCAATCCCGAGAACAACCACCTCTGGGCCCTGCGCGTCGACGTCAACCCCCTGGGTCGCTTCGCCATGGACGAGCCGAGCTTCAACGAGCCCAGGCCGCTGCTCAACCTCGGCGCTTCCATCGCCACCACCACGGTGACTACCGCCGACCAGGGCAACGGCAACAATAACAGCGGTCTGCTACGCAACGCCGTGGGCCTCAACAACCTGGTCATCGGCCCCAATGAGGATGTCGACGTGTGGACCGCGACCCTCAACGCCCATTTCAAATGGATGGGGCTTTCGGCCGCCGCCGAGTACTACTTCGCCAACATCGACCCCGACGGCCATTCGGATTGGGACGCCGACGGCTACTACCTGCAGGCCGGCTACCAGATCATCCCCGAGACCCTCGAACTGGCCCTGCGCTACTCGGCCGTCGATTCCACCGACAGCTCGGCACCGACCGCCGTGCGCTTCGACCAGAACCAGTTTCAGATCGCCGCCGGCTACTACTATAAAAAGCACCGCGCCAAGATTCAGGCCGACTACACCATCCACAAGGACGATCTGCGCGACAACCGCGACGACAACATCTTCCGCGTTCAGGCCCAGGTCATCTTCTAA
- a CDS encoding C40 family peptidase has translation MRAGDWGEKFRRYQQALGILAVLLMVVLSGCAAPPAPQPRSDALDALIPARAETTVLGDLGHAIQVGAFASIDNAARLEAALNRQGIDAFFFLENGLYKVRFGNHASYAAAQEQARQMQFAGLIEEFFIVRPSDYARARIRHSGQGDLRVELVRTAHQFLGVPYRWGGTSAQEGFDCSGLTLVCYRLNGLDLPRVSANQFAAGRPIARSQLQKGDLVFFATNRPNQVSHVGIYIGNNHFIHAPRSGQQVRVESLSNSYFQRTFMGARTYL, from the coding sequence ATGAGAGCAGGCGATTGGGGTGAAAAGTTCAGAAGATATCAACAGGCTCTCGGCATTCTGGCCGTGCTGCTGATGGTGGTGTTGAGCGGCTGCGCGGCGCCCCCCGCGCCCCAGCCCCGGAGCGACGCCCTGGACGCGCTGATCCCGGCGCGCGCCGAGACGACAGTGCTGGGCGATCTGGGTCACGCCATCCAGGTGGGCGCCTTTGCGTCCATCGACAACGCCGCGCGTCTTGAAGCCGCCCTCAACCGCCAGGGCATCGACGCCTTCTTCTTCCTGGAAAATGGCCTCTACAAGGTGCGCTTCGGCAACCACGCCAGTTACGCGGCGGCCCAGGAGCAGGCGCGGCAGATGCAGTTCGCCGGCCTGATCGAGGAGTTCTTCATCGTTCGCCCGAGCGATTACGCCCGGGCACGGATTCGCCACAGCGGCCAGGGGGATCTGCGCGTCGAACTGGTGCGCACCGCCCACCAGTTCCTCGGCGTGCCTTACCGCTGGGGCGGCACCTCGGCCCAGGAAGGGTTCGATTGCAGCGGCCTGACCCTGGTGTGCTACCGCCTCAACGGCCTGGATCTGCCGCGCGTCTCCGCCAACCAGTTCGCCGCCGGCCGCCCCATCGCGCGCAGCCAGCTGCAAAAGGGCGACCTGGTCTTTTTCGCCACCAATCGCCCCAACCAGGTTTCCCACGTGGGCATCTACATCGGCAACAATCACTTCATCCACGCACCGCGCAGCGGTCAGCAGGTGCGCGTGGAGAGCCTCTCCAACAGTTATTTCCAGCGCACCTTCATGGGTGCGCGCACCTATCTGTAA
- a CDS encoding dihydroorotate dehydrogenase-like protein, with protein sequence MPDLSTNYMGLKLSNPLIVASSSLTGSVEGVKRCAAAGAAAVVLKSLFEEQIEAETAALSGYADYAGHCEAGEYLQNFGAELGPREYLKLVEDAKRAVQVPVIASLNCYTDKSWVDYARKLEAAGADAIELNIALLPVGTRQPCSAVEETCLRIVHDVKSLVSIPVAVKIGPYFSSLAHFARKLCNDVMEGPEFSVGWCGPGATTKTTRWRGADGLVLFNRFYQFDIDIERLTTTAGNPYSTPAEMHTALRWISLLAGRVDAHLAATTGIHDGSDAVKQLLAGAHVLQLCSTLYENGLGRIEEILAQIGAWMQAQGFEKLDEFRGHLSQARSKQPKEYERLQYIKLFVGIE encoded by the coding sequence ATGCCTGATTTATCCACCAACTACATGGGGTTGAAGCTGTCCAACCCACTCATTGTCGCCAGCAGCAGTCTCACCGGCAGCGTCGAGGGGGTCAAGCGCTGTGCCGCCGCCGGCGCCGCCGCGGTGGTGCTCAAATCCCTGTTCGAGGAGCAGATCGAAGCCGAAACCGCCGCCTTAAGCGGCTATGCCGACTATGCCGGGCACTGCGAGGCGGGCGAATATTTGCAGAACTTCGGTGCGGAGCTGGGGCCGCGCGAATACCTCAAGCTCGTCGAGGACGCCAAGCGCGCCGTGCAGGTACCGGTCATCGCCAGCCTCAACTGCTACACGGACAAAAGCTGGGTCGATTACGCGCGCAAGCTCGAAGCGGCCGGGGCCGACGCCATCGAGCTCAACATCGCGCTGCTGCCGGTCGGCACGCGCCAGCCGTGCAGCGCGGTGGAGGAAACCTGCCTGCGCATCGTTCACGACGTCAAGTCGCTAGTGAGCATCCCCGTGGCGGTCAAGATCGGGCCCTATTTTTCTTCCCTGGCGCATTTCGCCCGCAAGCTCTGCAACGATGTCATGGAGGGGCCGGAATTCAGCGTCGGCTGGTGCGGGCCCGGCGCCACCACCAAAACCACCCGCTGGCGCGGCGCCGACGGCCTGGTGCTGTTCAACCGCTTCTATCAATTCGATATCGATATCGAGCGCCTGACCACCACGGCGGGAAATCCCTACAGCACCCCGGCGGAGATGCACACCGCGCTGCGCTGGATTTCACTGCTGGCGGGGCGGGTCGACGCCCATCTGGCCGCCACCACCGGCATCCACGACGGCAGCGACGCCGTCAAGCAGCTCCTGGCCGGCGCCCATGTGCTGCAACTCTGCTCCACCCTCTATGAGAACGGCCTGGGACGCATCGAGGAAATTCTCGCCCAAATCGGGGCCTGGATGCAGGCCCAGGGGTTCGAGAAGCTCGACGAGTTTCGCGGCCACCTCAGCCAGGCGCGCAGCAAGCAGCCCAAGGAATACGAGCGCCTGCAGTACATCAAGCTTTTCGTCGGCATCGAATAG
- a CDS encoding tetratricopeptide repeat protein: MVENKGLLGSSAKDKAGSGAPPLEQLRLQYQGHCGRWEEVLLDIHRRIRALLERHGYSPTIKYRVKRFENFYEKLNRAERGGSGSDPPAVSDLLGLRIICPFLEDIDGVERLITENFPIIEVERKGAQHSFREFGYDSVHLLMRLDGPARLHLSGARSVCEIQLRTTLQDAWAEVEHELVYKSTIALPKESVKRKLAALNAILTLSDLMFQEIRDFQKEIRKRDEQRRTKLGPALPMPGCLGLPEGAEEGSEDLGFPLLSVAGAAGGNLEKAMLAALDAHSRGELEAAINLYGRILEMKLDGKIRALVYNHRGMARFAVGDYRQALQDFSQVLRFDGANHRAYANRGLCYRLLGRLQQSLKDYEKAVEMAPAALDGFWGRAQTCYEMGLLTRALADCEKVLSLKDDFAPARQLAQAIRHSMF; encoded by the coding sequence ATGGTTGAAAACAAAGGTCTGCTCGGTTCATCGGCCAAGGACAAAGCGGGTTCCGGGGCACCGCCCCTGGAGCAACTGCGGCTTCAGTACCAGGGTCATTGCGGCCGTTGGGAGGAGGTGCTGCTCGATATTCATCGCCGTATCCGCGCGCTGCTGGAACGCCACGGTTACAGCCCGACCATAAAATACCGGGTCAAACGGTTCGAGAACTTCTACGAAAAGCTCAACCGCGCCGAACGCGGCGGGTCGGGGAGCGATCCGCCGGCGGTCAGCGATTTGCTGGGACTGCGCATCATCTGCCCCTTTCTTGAGGACATCGACGGCGTGGAGCGCCTGATCACCGAGAACTTTCCCATCATCGAGGTCGAGCGCAAGGGTGCCCAGCACAGTTTTCGCGAGTTCGGCTACGATTCGGTCCATCTGCTCATGCGCCTCGACGGACCGGCGCGCCTGCATCTGTCCGGCGCGCGCAGCGTCTGCGAAATCCAGTTGCGTACCACTTTGCAGGATGCCTGGGCCGAGGTCGAGCATGAACTGGTCTACAAGTCGACCATCGCCCTGCCCAAGGAGTCCGTCAAGCGCAAGCTGGCCGCCCTCAACGCCATTCTCACTCTCTCGGATCTGATGTTTCAGGAAATCCGTGATTTTCAGAAGGAGATTCGCAAGCGCGACGAACAGCGCCGCACCAAGCTGGGGCCGGCCCTGCCGATGCCCGGGTGCCTGGGCCTTCCGGAGGGTGCCGAGGAGGGGAGCGAGGATCTCGGCTTTCCCCTGCTCAGCGTCGCGGGCGCCGCCGGCGGCAACCTGGAAAAGGCCATGCTCGCGGCCCTCGACGCCCACAGCCGCGGTGAGCTCGAAGCGGCCATCAACCTCTATGGGCGCATTCTGGAGATGAAACTCGACGGCAAGATTCGCGCCCTGGTCTACAATCATCGCGGCATGGCGAGGTTTGCCGTGGGAGACTATCGTCAGGCGCTGCAGGATTTTTCCCAGGTGCTGCGCTTTGACGGCGCCAACCACCGCGCCTATGCCAACCGCGGCCTGTGCTATCGGCTCCTGGGGCGTTTGCAGCAATCCCTCAAGGATTACGAGAAAGCCGTGGAAATGGCTCCCGCCGCCCTCGACGGCTTTTGGGGCCGGGCCCAGACCTGCTATGAGATGGGCTTGCTCACCCGCGCCCTGGCCGACTGCGAAAAGGTGCTGAGCCTCAAGGACGACTTCGCCCCCGCCCGTCAGCTCGCCCAGGCCATTCGTCACAGTATGTTCTAA